Genomic DNA from Gossypium hirsutum isolate 1008001.06 chromosome A01, Gossypium_hirsutum_v2.1, whole genome shotgun sequence:
ACCACTggtttgcagataaactgccattgatttgcagataaactgccactaATAACACtgatgtggacaagccaccattgATTTGCAGATAAATTGCCACTAATAACActaatgtggacaagccaccactaaATTGCAAATATACTACCATTGCTTCCACCTTTCACaaaatcccaccccatgcatgcgATATGGTGATTTTCACTTATAACACATATAGATCGCTTATACACTTATGCATGTAAACATGCCTTTATAGTCACTTATCACATAATAATCACTTTTAACTTGCTTAACATGTTTTTCACAATAGATCATAGATCTTGAtttgtcatacatatatacacataaatcGCACATTTTTAAATCATCACATATAACACATGAGGCATACATCACATATCATGAGCATGAGATCTACACTAATATCATAACCACAATCATAAGCATATCACCTGTCATGTAAATCATAGATCCACTTGGTTAGAACACTTACTTGGTATCCATCTCGATAAGTTATACAGCTCTTCGTAAATATttagtatattcatatattttaatacaaGTAATTTATTAACAATAAGATATCGATGTCacacaaacaaatattattggTCCACACCTTAGATTGTAGATCCGAATTGCCCTAACCCTTATTTACAGTTTCACTCAATCTACTCGCAGGACGATCTATCACATAAGTAACATGTATTAGTGTGGATCTTTGAAAATGTTGTGTCACTTAGGAGATCTATCACTAATAGTCTTAACATCACTTACCCCACGATTTAAGACTCTCAAAAAGAGGATTTTTTTTGCAAAGTTAGGGGTCTCCCCTACGATTATTGTTCGGTCCTCCAAAGTGATATAAAGAAGTATTAGTACTATagttcaaaaataaataacaataacagaATACCACTATGATTCATAGAACTATACCATTCAACCATATTAAGGAATCACTAGGAGAAAGGTTTTTACGACCCAAAATAATCTTTACTTACACTTTATTAATCCGAATCGATCAATGAATCGAAAAGGAGCGATGTTGGAAAATTGAGCAATTTAGAAAGGATCATTACGATGAAATAATAAGTTTGATTAAAACAAAGTGAAAATTGGCACaaggagaggaaaaagaaaatgaaaatgaaaatgaagattttttttggTCACTAGCGGTAGCGACGGCTCGATGACGATCTGGCGATGGAGGAGTTATAATGTTTGGctaaaaaaagggaagaaaggaGTAGgagaaagaaatttaaataaaaatggagGAGGGGACTTGCGGTGGCACATGGTGGCAACTACAACGGTGATGAGAGGAGGGAGATAAGAAGAGTGGAGGAGTGGCGGCCATGAGAGGTGATTGGTGGAATGAAGTTTGGGTCACGGTAGAGGAAGAAAAAGATTAAAAGGATCGTGGTGGTTGTTtgcaaaaaaagataaaaaaaatagtgagaaaagaaaaagaaaaatgaaagaaagtgaGAGGCAGAGGGGGTATGGATGGAAATCCATGGGAGGAGGGCTTGGTCAACCATGGCCAGGTTTAATGTATCACGCAACAAGGTAAGAGGTGAAGTTATGGCAAGGAAGGGTGACATGGAGTAAAAAGGGGGATCATGCACCCTCAACTTAAGGTAAGTTTGACCTATATTGGAGGAAAGGAATCCTCTTATTTATGGTGAAAAAGGGGTGGACAGAAAACACttaaaccaaatgaaaaaattgtaaaaaaattaaatagaagagtGTGAACATTAGGACTTGAACTACTAGGATAGCTAAGGAGTTAATAAACCACTAGACTACTCATTTCCTTCTTAAACTTGagcaaatagaaataaaaatatgggaTGACATTTGCTAAATGTTTGAAACAAATTTGCACCAAATAGAAATTAATGAGAGCAAAGATATTCGAACTCAGGTCATCAAGTGCAActccaccactactcaatcactataattgatatttattaacaaatgagcaaaatattatctaaataaaaattcAGTCGTGACCACTCTCGGTttattaacccaatttctactaacccaatttttaggATGTGATAATTTTCTTGTGTTTTAATTTTAGATGAGAAATAGAATGcgaatttggtatcgattttccataCGGTATCGATACCGAGCAAGGAAAACATCGATACCCATGTTTTAGTATCGGTACTTATTTGATTATCttgaaaattttgctaagtggtcctaatgcatgtctaattattattataagtttatttaaagtttgtttggcatgttctaatgatgattgatatatgtttgactaaaaatttataagatcACTGATAAGGAGGATGATTTCTTAATAATGTGACAATTTACTATGAGTATGACATGAGACGGTAGTGTGGCATCCTAATATTCTGGCTTGGCGACCAagctgggtatagggtgttacagtataaattatgtattcttaaactattaggcttgacaaccctaataaGTTAGACGAGATCGGAAGATAAAGTTGAACcgagtaaatcgtaatttatcctggttgagaaagtgatgtcgggagataagcgagtatcaacCAATCGATTAAGTTAATTAGAGCCGAAATGTAATAATTGCTTAATCAATGACTAATCCACTTTAGACCTTTAATCCGAAGTTAGCTCCAAATCCTGAAACAAGTTAATCTTCTTGATTggtttatcaatttaatttatttgtttatctttctttctttctttctttttgttagttgtttatttttaatcctcttaatttattttatgatccattgtaatataggaattaactattactacttaaacttagcacTGTAAAAAGTATTTTCAGTATTTGGTCCATCctccttgggtacgatcctcagaatactttcGATATTTCGTTGtacaactatattacaatttaacccGTGCACTTGCGAACACCGTCGTTCTCAATTCTTATACTtttttggtgttatatttattctataaatgATAACTCGTTTATAGGCGATCAACTTCATGTTAGTGTTCAATTGTAACACAAAACTATGTTACATTTTGACATGTTCGCTTGCAAATACCGcacttattttatatatttttatttgcacGATTTTTACTCTAAACATTTACACTTTTGGAAGCGGTCAGAATTCTTAAAGAAATTCTCTAAGGCAACGAAACTTCATGAAAGCAAACAGTCAAGCGAAAAAATAAGAAATGAATAGAAAATGGCACAAGAAAGCAGTGCGCACAagatgtttgagtaaatgctcacaAAAGTGTTTGATTACTTTGAATGGAAttattacaaatgagggggaagacctctatttatagttgagctcccctagATCCAAAGATACTATTTAAATTTCATCGACAACTAAGATTAATGTCTATCTATAATATGAGAGCCCTAATAGATTTAAATACTATACATTCTTATCCTCTAGGATTGCAATATTCACCATGATAACTTTAAATTACTAAAGTGTTTTCACTTAGCCACCAAGACTTCAAGTAGATGGACTTTCCTTTTTATTCCACTAATTGTGCCAGTTCAAGTGGGCTGAGTAAGTCCAATTGAATTAGTTGACCTTGTTGGACGATTCTATACACATTAGTCACAAGTTTTGATCCATGACCTGTGGCAATTGCAGGTCTATGGAGTATATAGTTGCAAAGAAATAATGTCATCTTTGAAGGTAAAAATGTGAACCCCATGTAAGCATTATGTTCAGCTAAAAACTTGGCAAATCACTTGTGTTCGAGCTTTCTCAAGAATCAAGTTTTATCCTCAAGGACTTGACTTCAATGTCATTGGTTCATCGCAAGATATATGCTTGGGTCATGCTAGTTTCATTACTTGGAAAAATGGAGCTATTGGTTTTggtgccttttttttttttatcatggaCTGCTCTAGTAGGTACTTACGACAATTTTGCAATACGCTCATGATAGATGGTGTTAGTGTTAAGCTGCATATTGTCAATGAGGTTTCTGCTTGTTCCAAATACATTCAACATAAAGTTGTGTCACCACCCGAAGAAAGATAAAAATTTGTTACGTCTACTACAGAATGAAAATGGCAATTGGCACCGAAAATATTCATCTTGTATAAAAGACATTTGTAAGCTTCATTTCTAGATCAAGTTGTTCTCGATCATGGACTGTTGTAGCAGGTACTTAAGGCAATTTTGCAATACACTCATTGTGATAGTGCTAGTGCTAGTGCTAAGCTGCATATTGTTAGGAAGGTTTCTGCCTGCTGCAAATATACTCAAACATAAAGTTGTCTCAACCTACATAATGAAAAGGGCAATGGGCACTAGAAATATTCACCCTGAATAGAAGACATTTGCAAACTTCATTTTCTAGATCAAGATGTCCTTGATACTCGAGAAAATCAGAAATCCATTGCACAAGGAGACCTTAAACTGGTTGTACAAGGAGACCCTAAAATGGGCTAATTTCTATTCTAATTTTAGATTTTACCTTTTATCTTCATTGATAGGTTGTTACTATGGTTGTATTACCCATGatacaaataaataacaataacaaatatatttgagGATTGCCAATCTACTAGACAATTTTGCAAGTCCAAGTTTCCTCCTATAGGAAATCAAGCAATGCCAAACTAAAGAAGCTGCGATCTAGAACAATCGTTTTCTTAAcccaattatataaatttattactttaaaatgaaatattatcaaggaaaataaaagaaaaagcatTTCTCACCAAAATGTTGCATTTTATGAATTGGAACAATACCATTGAAGCAGTAAATATCCAAAACAATCCTAATCCTCCTCAATAACACACTCAGAGGACACTACAGGCATATTTGACCAGGCGTGGAGGTTAGGGAATTATGCAATGTAGTTTCCATGTCTCACATGAGCAAAGTGAAAGCAAAGAAAAAGAGTTTATACTTTTCACTCTACTTTGCCTGAGGGTGAGAAGCAATGAACTCAACAGCATGATTGATAGTGCTGATCTTGTCTGCCTCATTATCAGGTATCTCAAACCCAAATTCTTCTTCAAGGGCCATGACTACCTCCACAGTGTCCAAACTATCTAACCCGAGATCATTTTGAAAATGGGCATTTGGGGTAACCTGCAAAATGGATAAATTAGAAAACTAAACACCATGAAACACTTAGAAGAACCAAATTGTATATGCGACCAAAGGTATATTACTACctcttcattttcctttttttttttttttctgaagtaCCGATTTCCAAGCATAATCGGACATCGATATAATGAAATGGCTATCCAAAAACCCTTCAAATGCATTAAAACGCTTTTTAGAAATTCATACCCATATCCAACACTTACACTTGAGTCGGAATAAATAGAACATAAGATCTTTGCTAGAAGTTGCACTCGTAATAACTTGCTTAACAAATTATACCTTTTGTCATTCCAAAATATATTTAgctaaaaaggaaaaacaaacaaacaaactagAGCAGATCAAGCCAAAATTGTCCTCTCAAAAGGACATATCAAGCAAAAGCTATGAAGCAACTACACAGTAATCCCCTTGTATGGGTGTTTGATCTACTACCAACACGACGAAATATGTTGGGATATGCTGGGACACGGCAGGAAAAAAACTGTATTGAAATGATCAAGTCGTATTTGTCTACTGGATGGACATGGAAAAAAACCAGTGGCTCATCACTTCCTAATTCCGGCAATGCAGAAAAGACAGCAACAGGAAAGAGGATGCGAGAAATAAGATGCATATGCAAACTAGAAGATATCATAATAAAAAAGCATGGTAGGCAAAGGAATGAGTGGTCGGGGTTTAAGGAAGAACTGAGAACAGAAGAAAGAAACAGACAAGAGAGCAGGGGAGAGGCTGATGAAAGGATGGGAGAAATAAGATGCATATGCAATTAGAAGAAATCATAATAGAAAAGCATGGTAGGCAAAGGAATGAGTGTCAGGGTTTAAGGAAGAACT
This window encodes:
- the LOC107917963 gene encoding acyl carrier protein 2, mitochondrial isoform X1: MAAVREALLKRLRVNATSLSLLRNPKPSLNGLFALTFNAVHRRFSDDVMGSFLDKSEVTDRVVSVVKNFQKVDPSKGFWIAISLYRCPIMLGNRYFRKKKKKENEEVTPNAHFQNDLGLDSLDTVEVVMALEEEFGFEIPDNEADKISTINHAVEFIASHPQAK